Within the Acidimicrobiales bacterium genome, the region GACGTCAACTACTTCGGCGTCCTCAACGGCGTGATGACCGCGCTACCCCTCATGCGCGAGCAGGCCCACGGCCACATCGTCAACGTGTGCAGCATGACGTCGTTCCTGCCCCTGACGGGCTACTCGACCTACGGGGCGACCAAGCACGCCATCAGAGCGTTCCACCACGCGCTGGTCATGGAGGAGCGGGACAGCCCGATCCGGTTCAGCATCATCCACCCACCCTCAGTCCAGACGCCGATGCTCGAGCAGGAGATGGCCGACCCCAGCGCCGTCCTGGCCTTCGCGGAGAAGGCCACGGCGCCGGAGGTGATAGGTCGGTCCATCAACGATGCGATCGATACCAGCCCGCTCGAGGTCGTCTTCCCACCCCTCGGTGGCCGTCTCCAACGCCTCGCCGGGTCGAACGCCCGCCTGATGCACCTCGTCATCCCGCAGGTCGAGAGGTTCTCCGCTGCACGCAAGCGGCGGCGACGGCGTTCGGGTTCCGAAGGTCCGGCGTAGACCCTGGCCCGCCGGTGCCGTCGAGCCTCGATCCGGGCGCTCCTACTTCCAGATGTTGTAGTACCAGCCCTCGGCCGGTAGTCCGGGGGTGGTCTGGCCCGGGGGGTAGTCGATCAGGTAGCAGGGCTGCGTCGCGTAGCCGAGGGACACCATCTGGCTCCGCACCCGGTTGCAAGCGGCATAGGTCGCGAAGCGAGCTGACCGCTTCCACCCCGCGGCCGCTGTGGCGGAGTCCGCAGGTGTGGCGTCGGCTGTGGCTGTGGCGTGAGCCGTGGCTCCCAGGGGCAGGATGGCGGCG harbors:
- a CDS encoding SDR family oxidoreductase, whose protein sequence is MLGLERSSTAASRAHRTVVITGAGSGIGAAAAKEAIGRGHRVAVCDIDLAAADALCAELGPDALAVHLDVRSVEDWTGAWDAVRDRFGAIDVLVNNAGIIHTGFARDLSLDQHRDMMDVNYFGVLNGVMTALPLMREQAHGHIVNVCSMTSFLPLTGYSTYGATKHAIRAFHHALVMEERDSPIRFSIIHPPSVQTPMLEQEMADPSAVLAFAEKATAPEVIGRSINDAIDTSPLEVVFPPLGGRLQRLAGSNARLMHLVIPQVERFSAARKRRRRRSGSEGPA